One Monomorium pharaonis isolate MP-MQ-018 chromosome 4, ASM1337386v2, whole genome shotgun sequence DNA segment encodes these proteins:
- the LOC105829191 gene encoding NECAP-like protein CG9132, with the protein METYESVLLVKSEVFVFKIPPRSTNRGYRAADWNLQEPSWTGRMRLVSQGDSITIKLEDKITGELFAKCPIEQYPGIAVEPVTDSSRYFVLRIQDDNGRSAFIGVGFLDRSDSFDLNVALQDHFKWLKNRDQIEKEKEKPKQELDLRFKEGETIKINMKITKKDGSEVTSKSRQRSNPAAGLPPPPGGVKIAPPPAKTPTSSPAHKPPQNQNQDGTSSEWGEYASASQSASASASASAPAPASVANASWVQF; encoded by the exons ATGGAGACGTACGAGAGCGTCCTGCTGGTGAAGTCTGAGGTGTTCGTCTTCAAAATTCCGCCAAGGTCGACCAACAGGGGTTATCG GGCAGCCGATTGGAACCTGCAGGAACCCTCCTGGACAGGTCGCATGCGACTGGTGTCACAGGGTGACAGCATCACTATAAAGCTGGAAGACAAGATCACGGGCGAATTGTTCGCCAAGTGTCCTATCGAGCAGTATCCTGGGATTGCGGTAGAACCGGTTACCGACTCGTCTCGATACTTTGTTCTGAGGATCCAAGACGACAACGGACGGTCGGCGTTCATAGGTGTCGGCTTCTTAGACAGGTCTGACAGTTTCGATCTGAATGTTGCTCTTCAGGATCATTTTAAATGGTTAAAGAATCGGGACCAGatcgagaaagagaaggagaagcCAAAACAGGAGTTAGATCTCAGATTTAAGGAAGGCGAAACTATCAAGATTAACATGAAGATTACC AAAAAGGATGGCAGTGAAGTTACGTCCAAATCCAGACAACGTTCTAATCCAGCTGCAGGTCTGCCACCTCCTCCAGGTGGTGTCAAAATTGCTCCACCACCAGCAAAAACTCCTACTTCTTCACCGGCGCACAAGCCACCACAAAATCAAAATCAAGATGGTACGAGTTCAGAGTGGGGCGAATATGCCAGTGCTTCTCAATCGGCATCGGCATCGGCATCGGCATCAGCACCAGCACCAGCATCAGTGGCCAATGCCAGTTGGGTGCAAttctaa
- the LOC105828527 gene encoding uncharacterized protein LOC105828527: protein MRTQLVRSFPSPSALYPRHFIPLPPPLLHHISASSLSFSLPISRDCKQFERARRKALGRMRLTWAEGRYALCLLILQIRLTNSRTSWRLNAADKVVKTTDFVSAVEDDPIFDILAGTMVTGNGQAWSRTATSEKHDKVQIYCQECKSFVSQERRLSSYVLKDTQNISESFPLSSQVSSNEQMTCASGQSCDNIILDCGKPVNFTYYDNLIGVANRNKHPLVPEPNVALMFKKNSGKTVDVDIDLLERRLKKAKREKPKSVQLYNQIGNFWRIKGDAQRSIECFRRALAVSPHNAEVLLNLARVLLVQHYLDDATYLARRSLELQPPDRNAWEQYLTLGQIFKAYGHFQEAAVHLRHALELKPDLSDAADALKEVESLPLASIHVYTLLIIVGLVLGVLFVVLTSVECDEDSTLVNGQLQRPVQRHFSRAMAMRSLRLNVARNKRC, encoded by the exons ATGAGAACACAGCTTGTCCGATCTTTTCCCTCTCCCTCGGCCCTTTACCCTCGGCATTTCATCCCTCTTCCCCCTCCGCTGCTGCATCACATCAGTGCCTCTTCTCTGTCTTTCTCACTCCCGATATCGCGAGATTGTAAACAATTCGAACGCGCGCGGAGGAAGGCATTGGGAAGGATGCGACTGACGTGGGCCGAGGGGAGATACGCGCTCTGTCTACTGATCCTGCAAATAAGACTGACCAACTCCCGGACGTCCTGGCGACTGAATGCCGCCGACAAGGTCGTGAAGACGACCGACTTCGTGAGCGCGGTTGAGGATGATCCGATCTTTGACATCCTCGCGGGCACCATGGTCACCGGCAACGGCCAGGCCTGGAGCAGAACCGCGACGTCCGAGAAACACGACAAAGTGCAGATATACTGTCAGGAATGCAAGAGTTTCGTCAGTCAGGAGAG ACGACTCTCGTCGTACGTGTTGAAGGACACGCAAAATATCAGCGAATCCTTCCCACTGTCTTCGCAAGTGTCCTCCAATGAGCAGATGACATGCGCCTCTGGTCAATCATGCGACAACATAATATTGGACTGTGGCAAGCCAGTGAACTTTACTTATTACGACAATCTGATCGGCGTGGCAAACAGGAACAAGCACCCATTAGTACCAGAACCTAATGTGGCGCTCATGTTTAAGAAGAACAGTGGCAAAACTGTCGACGTCGACATTGACCTGCTGGAGAGACGCTTGAAAAAAGCAAAGCGAGAG AAACCAAAATCTGTCCAGCTGTACAATCAGATAGGAAATTTTTGGCGTATAAAGGGCGATGCACAAAGATCGATCGAATGCTTTCGCAGAGCGCTTGCTGTGTCACCGCACAATGCAGAGGTGCTCTTGAATTTGGCTAGAGTATTGCTGGTGCAACACTACTTGGATGACGCGACGTATTTAGCCAGGCGATCCTTAGAATTGCAGCCTCCAGATCGCAATGCGTGGGAACAATATCTTACACTTGGACAAATATTCAAG gcATATGGACATTTCCAAGAGGCAGCTGTACACCTGCGTCACGCATTGGAATTAAAACCAGATCTCTCCGATGCTGCCGATGCGTTAAAAGAGGTCGAGTCACTGCCACTTGCAAGTATACATGTGTATACGTTGCTGATCATCGTCGGTTTG GTGCTCGGTGTACTCTTTGTTGTGTTGACCAGTGTGGAATGTGATGAGGATTCAACTCTAGTCAATGGACAGCTTCAGCGTCCAGTACAACGACATTTCAGTCGTGCTATGGCCATGCGCAGCTTGCGGCTCAACGTCGCACGTAATAAACGCTGTTGA
- the LOC105828528 gene encoding retinoid-inducible serine carboxypeptidase gives MRSSLAYFFVALYFISGSIGKKGFGPGEQEWNYVEVRPKAFMFWWLYYTTANVNSYYDKPLLIWLQGGPGGSSTSFGNFEELGPLDVNLNSRNFTWVKDYNVLFIDNPVGTGFSYVEIDTAFTRTNEQIAKDLVECMRGFYNELPQFEDVPTYITTESYGGKMGAEFALLWDEAQKSGTIRSNLKGVALGDAWISPIDSVLTWAPYLLSWGMVDTKGFKNIDAAAQRTRRKVDYGSWAAATTAWADTQGVVFQETYNVDFYNVLTKLSPSSQRDLNSSTRDAWFLSRGTMYPYLDQSEAFSLESLMNGPVRIALGVDAIHGSQSGKVFTYLRGDFMKPVIHIVERLLNETKLNVFVYNGQLDLIVDTPGTQLWLDKLKWKNADIWKNSVKRPILIEDIIEGYLKVQDNFRMYWVNRAGHMVPRDHPAVQDIILRDLISNANK, from the exons ATGAGGAGTTCACttgcttatttttttgttgcattGTACTTTATTTCTGGCAGTATTG gaaaaaaaggattTGGTCCTGGGGAACAAGAATGGAATTACGTTGAAGTGCGTCCTAAGGCGTTCATGTTCTGGTGGCTTTATTATACCACGGCAAACGTTAATTCATATTACGATAAACCTTTACTCATATGGTTGCAAGGTGGACCAGGCGGTTCTTCAACAAGTTTTGGAAATTTCGAGGAATTGGGGCCTCttgatgtaaatttaaattcgaggaattttacttgg gtTAAGGACTATAATGTTCTCTTCATTGATAACCCTGTTGGCACTGGCTTCAGTTACGTTGAAATCGACACTGCATTCACGAGGACAAACGAACAGATTGCAAAGGATCTTGTAGAATGTATGCGAGGTTTCTACAACGAATTACCACAATTCGAGGATGTTCCGACGTACATCACGACAGAATCTTACGGTGGAAAAATGGGCGCAGAGTTTGCATTACTCTGGGATGAA GCTCAAAAAAGTGGCACTATCAGAAGTAATCTAAAAGGAGTTGCACTTGGGGATGCCTGGATTTCTCCTATTGATTCTGTATTGACATGGGCACCATATTTACTCAGCTGG GGTATGGTTGATACAAAAGGTTTCAAAAACATTGATGCTGCAGCACAAAGAACAAGAAGGAAAGTCGATTATGGCAGCTGGGCTGCAGCAACTACTGCATGGGCTGATACACAAGGAGTCGTTTTCCAGGAGACCTACAATGTTGACTTTTATAATGTTCTTACAAAGCTGAGTCCATCCTCTCAAAGAGATTTGAATTCGTCGACGAGGGATGCGTGGTTTTTATCTAGAG GCACCATGTATCCATATCTCGACCAATCTGAGGCTTTTTCACTCGAAAGTTTAATGAACGGCCCAGTAAGGATAGCGCTTGGTGTCGATGCCATTCACGGCAGTCAATCCGGCAAAGTTTTCACGTATTTACGTGGAGATTTTATGAAGCCTGTTATACACATAG tgGAAAGACTACTTAATGAAACCAAGTTGAACGTATTTGTGTACAATGGACAATTGGATTTAATTGTTGATACACCAG GCACCCAACTCTGGCTCGATAAactaaaatggaaaaacgctGACATCTGGAAAAACTCAGTTAAGCGTCCGATCCTCATCGAAGACATTATCGAAGGTTATTTAAAGGTTCAAGATAATTTCAGGATGTATTGGGTGAACAGAGCTGGACATATG GTACCAAGGGATCATCCGGCAGTTCAGGACATAATACTACGGGATTTGATAAGCAATGCAAACAAGTGA
- the LOC105828529 gene encoding retinoid-inducible serine carboxypeptidase isoform X1 produces the protein MRTSLAYTFAALCFVSGSIGRKGFGPGEQEWNFVKVRDRAFMFWWLYYTTANVDSYYDRPLLIWLQGKLPGESSTSYGNFERLGPLDANLNPRNYTWVKDYNVLFIDSPVGTGFSYAQIEARYTKANEQIAKDLVECMRGFYKELPQFRNVPTYITTEAYGGKMGAEFALLWDEAQKNGTINSNLKGIALGDAWISPIDSVLTWAPYLLNAGTIDTEGFEKIDTAAQKVKKMIDMLAWTAATEEWSNTQKVVFQETYNIDFHNILTKMSPFVQTNTLMYSHLKQSETFSLDDLMNGPVREALGINTKYMHGEQSRKVFEYLMGDFMKPVTHIVERLLNETDLNIFVYSGQLDLIGNTPSTLVWIDKLKWENIDAWKNSNRNPIVVENIIEGYFKIQDNFRMYWVNRAGHIVLKDHPIVQEIILRDLTSNANK, from the exons gGCGAAAGGGATTTGGTCCTGGAGAACAAGAATGGAATTTCGTTAAAGTACGCGATAGAGCTTTCATGTTCTGGTGGCTCTACTATACTACAGCAAACGTTGATTCATATTACGATAGACCTTTACTTATCTGGTTGCAAGGTAAATTACCAGGCGAATCTTCAACGAGTTATGGAAATTTCGAGAGATTGGGACCCCTCGATGCGAACCTAAATCCGAGGAATTATACTTGG GTCAAGGACTATAATGTTCTCTTTATCGATAGCCCTGTTGGTACGGGCTTTAGTTATGCTCAAATCGAGGCTCGATACACGAAGGCGAACGAGCAGATCGCGAAGGATCTTGTGGAATGTATGCGAGGTTTTTATAAGGAATTACCACAATTCCGGAATGTCCCAACGTACATCACGACAGAAGCGTACGGTGGAAAAATGGGTGCGGAGTTTGCGTTACTCTGGGATGAA GCTCAGAAAAACGGCACTATCAACAGTAATCTCAAGGGAATCGCCCTCGGAGACGCTTGGATCTCTCCTATCGACTCCGTGTTGACATGGGCACCATATCTACTCAACGCA GGTACTATTGACACAGAAGGTTTCGAAAAAATTGACACTGCAGCACAAAAAGTGAAAAAGATGATCGATATGCTCGCCTGGACTGCAGCGACTGAAGAGTGGTCTAACACACAAAAAGTTGTTTTCCAAGAGACTTACAATATCGACtttcataatattcttacAAAGATGAGCCCATTCGTACAAACAA aCACTTTAATGTATTCACATTTAAAGCAATCTGAGACTTTCTCCCTTGATGATTTGATGAATGGCCCAGTCAGAGAAGCGCTTGGTATTAACACCAAGTATATGCACGGCGAACAATCCCGCAAAGTTTTTGAATACTTAATGGGAGATTTTATGAAGCCTGTTACTCACATAG TGGAAAGATTACTTAATGAAACTGACCTGAACATATTTGTGTATAGCGGACAATTGGATTTAATTGGCAATACACCAA gTACCCTTGTCTGGATTGATAAACTAAAATGGGAAAACATTGATGCTTGGAAAAACTCAAACAGAAATCCAATAGTCGTTGAAAACATTATCGAAGGCTATTTCAAGATTCAAGATAATTTCAGAATGTATTGGGTGAATAGAGCTGGACATATAGTACTGAAGGACCACCCAATAGTCCAGGAGATAATACTACGAGATTTAACAAGCAATGCAAACAAATAA
- the LOC105828529 gene encoding retinoid-inducible serine carboxypeptidase isoform X2 has product MFWWLYYTTANVDSYYDRPLLIWLQGKLPGESSTSYGNFERLGPLDANLNPRNYTWVKDYNVLFIDSPVGTGFSYAQIEARYTKANEQIAKDLVECMRGFYKELPQFRNVPTYITTEAYGGKMGAEFALLWDEAQKNGTINSNLKGIALGDAWISPIDSVLTWAPYLLNAGTIDTEGFEKIDTAAQKVKKMIDMLAWTAATEEWSNTQKVVFQETYNIDFHNILTKMSPFVQTNTLMYSHLKQSETFSLDDLMNGPVREALGINTKYMHGEQSRKVFEYLMGDFMKPVTHIVERLLNETDLNIFVYSGQLDLIGNTPSTLVWIDKLKWENIDAWKNSNRNPIVVENIIEGYFKIQDNFRMYWVNRAGHIVLKDHPIVQEIILRDLTSNANK; this is encoded by the exons ATGTTCTGGTGGCTCTACTATACTACAGCAAACGTTGATTCATATTACGATAGACCTTTACTTATCTGGTTGCAAGGTAAATTACCAGGCGAATCTTCAACGAGTTATGGAAATTTCGAGAGATTGGGACCCCTCGATGCGAACCTAAATCCGAGGAATTATACTTGG GTCAAGGACTATAATGTTCTCTTTATCGATAGCCCTGTTGGTACGGGCTTTAGTTATGCTCAAATCGAGGCTCGATACACGAAGGCGAACGAGCAGATCGCGAAGGATCTTGTGGAATGTATGCGAGGTTTTTATAAGGAATTACCACAATTCCGGAATGTCCCAACGTACATCACGACAGAAGCGTACGGTGGAAAAATGGGTGCGGAGTTTGCGTTACTCTGGGATGAA GCTCAGAAAAACGGCACTATCAACAGTAATCTCAAGGGAATCGCCCTCGGAGACGCTTGGATCTCTCCTATCGACTCCGTGTTGACATGGGCACCATATCTACTCAACGCA GGTACTATTGACACAGAAGGTTTCGAAAAAATTGACACTGCAGCACAAAAAGTGAAAAAGATGATCGATATGCTCGCCTGGACTGCAGCGACTGAAGAGTGGTCTAACACACAAAAAGTTGTTTTCCAAGAGACTTACAATATCGACtttcataatattcttacAAAGATGAGCCCATTCGTACAAACAA aCACTTTAATGTATTCACATTTAAAGCAATCTGAGACTTTCTCCCTTGATGATTTGATGAATGGCCCAGTCAGAGAAGCGCTTGGTATTAACACCAAGTATATGCACGGCGAACAATCCCGCAAAGTTTTTGAATACTTAATGGGAGATTTTATGAAGCCTGTTACTCACATAG TGGAAAGATTACTTAATGAAACTGACCTGAACATATTTGTGTATAGCGGACAATTGGATTTAATTGGCAATACACCAA gTACCCTTGTCTGGATTGATAAACTAAAATGGGAAAACATTGATGCTTGGAAAAACTCAAACAGAAATCCAATAGTCGTTGAAAACATTATCGAAGGCTATTTCAAGATTCAAGATAATTTCAGAATGTATTGGGTGAATAGAGCTGGACATATAGTACTGAAGGACCACCCAATAGTCCAGGAGATAATACTACGAGATTTAACAAGCAATGCAAACAAATAA